One part of the Chryseobacterium mulctrae genome encodes these proteins:
- a CDS encoding dihydrolipoamide acetyltransferase family protein yields the protein MAEYKLLLPSMGEGVMEATVITWLFNEGDQVKEDDSVVEIATDKVDSDVPTPVSGKIVKILKQKDEVAKVGEAIAILEIEGEGGNTASEEVKAETSAPDAATIQAIEEPLNSTATSHVEFSGDLYLSPLVKSIAQQENISESELKTIKGSGLEGRITKEDILAHVANRGNAVQQQAAPVQAASTPAVKAVSTPATTISTSAGDEIIPMDRMRKIIAENMVKAKQIAPHVTSFIETDVTNVVKWRAKNKDMFEKREGEKLTYMPIFVKAIVKAIQDFPMINVSINGENIIKKKNINIGMATALPDGNLIVPVIKNADQLSLSGLAKAINDLAYRARNKKLRPEDTQGATYTISNVGSFGNLMGTPIIPQPQVAIMAIGAIVKKPAVLETKDGDVIAIRQLMFMSHSYDHRVVDGSLGGMMLKHVHDYLENWDLNTEI from the coding sequence ATGGCAGAATACAAATTATTGCTTCCTTCTATGGGTGAAGGCGTGATGGAAGCTACAGTTATCACTTGGTTATTCAATGAAGGCGACCAGGTAAAGGAGGATGATTCAGTAGTGGAAATTGCAACAGATAAGGTAGATTCAGACGTTCCGACACCAGTTTCGGGGAAAATTGTAAAAATCCTTAAACAGAAAGACGAGGTTGCAAAAGTAGGTGAAGCCATCGCTATTTTAGAAATCGAAGGAGAAGGCGGAAACACAGCTTCTGAAGAAGTAAAAGCTGAAACTTCGGCTCCGGATGCAGCAACAATTCAAGCAATAGAAGAGCCTTTAAACTCAACAGCTACTTCTCATGTAGAGTTTTCGGGAGATTTATACCTTTCTCCGCTTGTAAAATCTATTGCTCAACAGGAAAATATTTCTGAATCTGAACTGAAAACTATCAAAGGAAGCGGTTTGGAAGGAAGAATTACCAAGGAAGATATTTTAGCACACGTTGCCAACAGAGGAAACGCAGTTCAACAACAAGCTGCACCTGTTCAGGCAGCTTCTACTCCAGCAGTAAAAGCGGTATCAACTCCGGCAACAACTATTTCTACTTCTGCAGGTGATGAGATCATCCCTATGGACAGAATGAGAAAAATCATCGCTGAAAACATGGTGAAAGCAAAACAAATTGCTCCTCACGTAACCTCTTTCATCGAAACAGACGTAACCAACGTTGTAAAATGGAGAGCTAAAAACAAAGATATGTTCGAAAAACGTGAAGGTGAAAAGCTTACGTACATGCCAATTTTCGTAAAAGCTATTGTAAAAGCTATTCAGGATTTCCCAATGATCAATGTTTCTATCAATGGTGAAAACATCATCAAGAAGAAAAATATCAACATCGGTATGGCAACAGCTTTACCAGACGGAAACCTTATTGTTCCTGTAATTAAAAATGCTGATCAGTTATCGCTTTCAGGTTTAGCAAAAGCAATTAACGACTTAGCTTACAGAGCAAGGAACAAAAAATTAAGACCAGAAGATACTCAAGGTGCAACTTATACGATTTCTAACGTAGGAAGCTTTGGAAACTTAATGGGAACACCTATTATTCCACAGCCTCAAGTTGCTATTATGGCAATCGGAGCTATCGTTAAAAAACCTGCAGTTCTTGAAACTAAAGATGGTGATGTAATCGCAATCCGTCAGTTGATGTTTATGTCTCACTCTTACGATCACAGAGTAGTAGACGGTTCTCTTGGTGGAATGATGTTGAAACATGTTCACGATTATCTTGAAAATTGGGATCTTAACACAGAAATATAA